The window GATGCCCTGCAAGCGGAATACGGCTCTGACATCCGCATCGTCCACGAGCGGGGCATACAGGAAGCATACAGCCGCCTGACGGAACCGCTGCTTATCGGATCGGCCGTCAGCAGTCGGGGCAGCGAGGCCCTTATCATCCGGGAAATAAAAGATTTTCTATCGCAATAAGGCTCGTTAAATTCGCCTTAACACACCGCGAATTAAACGCTTAAATATCGCTCAATCATAACATTATATTTGCGCCGTCGCTCGGATTTCCGGGCGGCGGCGTTGCTTTCCCATCCGCCGGAAGGCTGCGCCTCACAACGGGCGGAAAGCAATGTATGAAAGATTTGTTATCCATCCTCCGGGATGCTCCGGGCAGCATCCGGCTGGAGGTAAGCGGCGAGGATCTGTTGGCTTTCTCCAACAGCCTTATCGACCGTGCCAAAGAAGAACTGGCCGCACAGGTCGCCGAAGCCCGCAAGGAACGTTACCTGACCAAAGAGCAGATCAAAGAGCTATGCGGCGTTTGCGATGCGACGCTCTGGCATTGGAACCGCAAAGGGTATCTGAAAGCTGTAAAG of the Alistipes senegalensis JC50 genome contains:
- a CDS encoding helix-turn-helix transcriptional regulator translates to MKDLLSILRDAPGSIRLEVSGEDLLAFSNSLIDRAKEELAAQVAEARKERYLTKEQIKELCGVCDATLWHWNRKGYLKAVKVGNKVRYRTSDIQRILGEQDGK